In the genome of Meles meles chromosome 2, mMelMel3.1 paternal haplotype, whole genome shotgun sequence, one region contains:
- the LOC123936992 gene encoding olfactory receptor 10C1-like: MNLSCSLWQDNSLSVKYFVFAKFSEVREQCFLLFTLILLMFLSSLTGNALIALAIWTNSVLHTPMYFFLANLSLLEIGYTCSVIPKMLQSLVTEARGISREGCATQMFFFTLFAISECCLLAAMAFDRYMAICSPLHYATRMSRGVCAQLAVVSWGVGCMVGLGQTNYIFSLNFCGPCEIDHFFCDLPPILALACGDTSHNEAAVFVVAILCISSPFLLIIASYGRILAAVLIMPSPEGRRKALSTCSSHLLVVTLFYGSGSVTYLRPKASHSPGIDKLLALFYTVVTSMLNPIIYSLRNKEVKAALQRTLGKKKVLTHG, encoded by the coding sequence ATGAACCTCAGCTGCTCTTTGTGGCAGGACAACAGCCTGTCTGTCAAGTACTTCGTGTTTGCCAAGTTCTCTGAGGTCAGAGAACAGTGTTTCCTTTTATTCACCCTCATCCTCCTCATGTTTTTATCCTCCCTCACAGGAAATGCCCTCATAGCCCTTGCCATCTGGACCAACTCAgtcctccacacacccatgtacttcttcctggccAACCTGTCTCTCTTAGAGATTGGCTACACGTGCTCAGTCATACCCAAGATGCTGCAGAGCCTCGTGACTGAGGCCCGGGGGATCTCCCGAGAGGGGTGTGCTACACAGATGTTTTTCTTCACATTATTTGCTATCAGTGAGTGCTGTCTTTTGGCAGCCATGGCTTTTGATCGCTACATGGCCATATGCTCCCCACTCCACTATGCAACACGAATGAGCCGTGGGGTGTGTGCCCAGTTGGCAGTCGTTTCCTGGGGAGTGGGTTGCATGGTAGGCTTGGGCCAGACCAACTACATTTTCTCCTTGAACTTCTGTGGCCCCTGTGAAATAGACCACTTCTTCTGTGACCTTCCCCCTATACTGGCTCTTGCCTGTGGTGATACATCCCATAATGAGGCCGCAGTTTTTGTTGTGGCCATTCTTTGTATTTCCAGTCCATTTTTACTAATCATTGCTTCCTATGGCAGAATCCTAGCCGCTGTGTTGATCATGCCTTCCCCTGAGGGCCGCCGTAAAGCTCTTTCCACCTGTTCTTCCCACCTGCTTGTAGTGACACTCTTCTATGGCTCTGGGTCTGTCACCTACTTGAGACCCAAGGCCAGCCATTCACCAGGAATAGATAAACTCCTAGCTCTGTTCTACACAGTGGTGACATCCATGCTCAATCCCATCATCTACAGTTTACGGAACAAGGAGGTCAAGGCAGCTCTCCAGAGAACCCTGGGTAAGAAGAAAGTTTTGACTCATGGGTAG